The Panthera leo isolate Ple1 chromosome D1, P.leo_Ple1_pat1.1, whole genome shotgun sequence region GCAGCTGAGTGGAGGAAACCTGGCACTTGGGCTTCCTGGGGGTGCTCCAGGACTCTCTTGAATAAGTGAGGACCTGGCCAGAGACCCAGGATGGGATGATCTTCTCCCAGGCCTAAAGGCAGGAGGGGCAATGAGGTTATTATTATGAggtgtcccttcctccctgcacTCCAAATTTGTCCCTTGTGTGTTCCCTCCCACTACCTGTATACCCTATAGGCCATGTGCTCTCCTTCCACCAAGGAAAACAAGTGGAATGTAGGGTTGTGGGTCACAAGCCCCACACCCACTTCCCTGACCCCCAAAGCCTCTAGTCTTGTCTCAGTGGTGCCATGGCTTAGCTATGGCAGGGGTCCTCCCCACCCAaaaccctttcctctgctcctttcctcttGCTTGAGCATTCTGGGCTCCAAGATTTTGATAGACTAAAATAACCCTGCATGACTCCTTTTTGGGCCAGGCCTGAGATGGGAATCCAGATCAAGGCAAAATTCAGATTCAAGATACCGTTTGGGAGCTGGGATTTTCCACGTTTTCAGGAGTTTGATCTGTGGGTTTGAAAGGCCACTTCCTTTTCAGCCTGTTAGCTGCCCACCTTCTCAGTCTGGTGAGCCTCCCATGAAATCCTCACGTCTGGCTTGGGGTCAGCCTTTCACTCTCCCTAGCCCCACATGTGGCTTGGCAAGTCCTGGCTAAGTTTTCCCATAAGAACCTGGCAATAGCCCCTTGAAACATCTGGGCATCTTGCAGCAAATATCAGGGGACAGCACAGGATGCAAAGCCTTCAAGCCACAGAGCCCATACAAGCAGGTGACTGTTGCACCACAGGAACTGTGGACTGCTTCACACTGACTCCCTTCTATGTGCCCAGACCTGACTTAAGGCCCTTTAGCATCCCTTCGTCCCTCCCCATCCAAGAGCCCAGCAAAGAgtccctcctgccctcttcccATGAGGTGGTGTGGCTCTGGGGCATCCGCATCCTTTGGGGCACAGCTGCCAGACCTGAGTACCCCCCTCGAGTCTCTCTTCCCCACCAAAAGTCTTATTCTCTCCATTGGATGTCCCTTCCCTTTGGCTAAGGAAGGGAGTTCAGGTGATggcttgagagagaaagggagagagagagttaaacCCCAGCATGTGCCAGTAAGCTGGGTAAACTGGGGTGCAAGGGTGCTGGGAGGATGGGAGTGGTGGCCTTCTGGGAAGTACAGACGTCTTTGCCTCTCAGCGAGTCTTTGCTCTGTGGTCTGCTCTCCCTGCAACCTTGGGAGAGAGGTTTAAATTCCCAGTGAGATTTAGTCCAGTCAAGGCAGCACATCTGCTGggccctcccccagctgctgaTGGCTTTGAGGCTGTGCTTTGATTGGAGTTTCAGCCAGACTCAAAGGCTGTGAACCCAGCATCCCACCCAGGGTGTCCGTGATCAAGCAGGACTGGTGCTCAGAGCTGCCATCTGCCATCATGCATGCGGTGCACGGGGGCCAATCAGGAGTAACTGGTGAAGGGAGGAAACTCCCAGACGAGGCCCCTGCCCTTGAAAGAAGGAGGGACATGACGACGTTGCACTGCAGCTGCCTTGGGAGCACCTGGAGAGAGGTTTTTCTGATCACTCTCGAACCCTGCTTCATTCTGCATATGGCCCATCGCCATTTTACCCGTGCCACGCCCACTGGCATTCCAGGGTGTCAAGTGACTGCCAGGTGTCAATCTCGGGAGCCCCCGCCCACTCTCCACCCCTCCAGATAGTCCCACCTCCTATCTAAAGGGAGTACTTCCGGTTTATGTCCACGCCCACACACGCCTCTCCGTGGGGTTAGGGGGCTGGCCAAATCTCCACCCCCTAATGCATGTGCCCTGGCCTGAGAAGGTGCCACAGCCAGCTGCCCAGTGGCCTCAGCACCACTGAGTGGGCACAAAGCTACCCAATTTGGAGGGGCTCGAGGAAAGGCGTGGAGGGGACGAGGAGGTGAGGGGCAAAACTGTAATTTCAGTTGGCATTTGAGCAGGTGCCGTGCTCAGTGGTGGAGACCCTCTCCCGCTTCTAGGGGCTGTTAATATGCACACTCTAAAAGTGCCCTTCATCGTCTCTCCAGCCTCAGCCTcgtcccccacctcctcctccccatcaaCCCGGCTGGAGGGTCTGGGCACCACAGCCAGAGCACCCCCTGCTTTGGCGGCGACTGCTAATATTGGCCCGACCAGCGGATCATCAGCCGGGCAGTTTCAGCAGAGAGCTTTGGGCACCAGTGACTCCCCTGTCCTCTTCATCCACCGCCCGGGAGCTTCGGGGACTACGCAGCGACTAGAGTACAGGTGACCGGGCTTCCCTCCCTATTGCTGCAGCCTCTCAGTGTGAGAGAAAAGCTGTATTCTAAGTGTTGAGGCACGGGTGGGCTGGGGGCTTGAGGCAGCTAAAAGTATCCCCGTTTCGCAGGAGGGACACACCTCTGCTGCAGGAGGAAGGGTGAGGGCAAGCTTCCTAAGAACAGCCTCAACTTTGGAGGGTACAAGAAagacaagtggggagggggcttttCTATAGGTCCCACAGAGTCACAGAGGCTTTTGCAAGGAAAATAGGTTTTCCTTCACTAATCTGCCAGgccaagtgggaggggcaggagtggAGGGTAGGGCTGCCCTTCCCAGCAGGAGTGAACAGCTGTTTTTGCAAATGTAAAGGGCATGGCTTTTCTGTGTGAGAAATTTGTTCTTGCTGCAccaccaccgcccccacccccctaaccccccccccaccccccgcctcccagTCCCAACCAGAGACAAACAGGACACTGTGCAGAGGGCCGGGGGCCCAAGATTTTGGAGCAGTttttttataccattttaaaagcaaagcaccccccttctccccactccctacACCTCCTGACCATAACCAAAGAACCCCACTAAGTATTTGGAAAGGGGagtgagaaggaggaggatgaAGGGCAATGCAACTTGTACCCACGGCAGGATTAAAAGAGTaaagcttctctctccctgttggCGGGCCCAGTTCTCCTGTTGCCTCTCTTGCCCACAGAACTGAGTGATGGGGCAAGGGCAGTTTCCCGGGGGAGTGCACGATTCTGTCCCCTCCATGTGGGGTCCCAGACTCCTCCATACACCCAGTGTGGTGTTTGTGGGGACAGATCTCATTTCCCCAGGGAAGCTCAGTGTCCCACTGTATCTCTCCAACCATCCAGGGGCTTTCTGAATATAGAGCTGTgccctttgttttgttcctgaccccCTCCTTGCTTCCACCCAAGGTGGGAatgttggaggtgggggggggggtcatattGTGTATTGTGATCCCCCAAGGCATGCCTTTCGTGTGCAACCCCACCCCATGCCCAGGCACAAGTCCACaccagccaggaaggggcaggccACCCAACAGAAGGGTCTCCTGCCTCTGTGGGCAAGCAACCTTTTCAGGCTTGGCTGCTGGGAAGTCCAGCTTTAGGTGAACTGTgggcctcttcctccttctcttgtaCTTTGAAAGAGGGGGAGCTAGGCAGCCATAAGGACAGGAAAGGAAGCTACTACCCAAAACCCTGGCAAGGTGACTTTCAGGCCTCCTCACtgccaggggaggaggaggggacgggGCTCCGGCTGGCAGAGGACTTGTCTTAAAAGTGTTCATCTCAGGAACATCTTTGTGTTTCCCCTAGGGGCCGAAGAGTCACTGCTGAGCTCCTTGAGGAGGAGGTGGATCCCAAGACCCAGGGCCCGGCATctcacccagctgagcccccagCTCAGGCTGCCCCCCAGCTGGAGCCACAGCCCGAGTCACAGCCAGCCAGAGCTGCTGGAGAACCCAGCCCAGAGGTGAGCTGCTGCGGCCTGTGGCCCAGGTGGTCCCCTCGCGCTCAGAACTGAGGCCTgtggccagccccagccccacagagGTGAGTGTCTTCAGACCCCCAGGGCTGTGCAGAAGAGTCCACGGGTTCAGCCCTCCAAGTGTCAGGGTCTGTGCCAGGGCCTTGTTTCCTTCAGTTCATGGAGCGCCTCTCCCTTCAGGCCCAGGGAAGCTGGGGTGTATTCAGAGTCACACCACAGGCATCT contains the following coding sequences:
- the LOC122201373 gene encoding insulin-like, which gives rise to MGLAVVLATPSPTCHLAWGAGVQMPPSPGQRGVEEQSPDPAGSPSPLTGGQGLPGATASCPVASAPLSGHKATQFGGARGKAWRGRGASASSPTSSSPSTRLEGLGTTARAPPALAATANIGPTSGSSAGQFQQRALGTSDSPVLFIHRPGASGTTQRLEYRGRRVTAELLEEEVDPKTQGPASHPAEPPAQAAPQLEPQPESQPARAAGEPSPEVSCCGLWPRWSPRAQN